The DNA region CGAATCAATCAATTGATATTCTAATGTTCAGATCACCTACCAGGCTTGACAACTTCACCGGGGTTTGATTTGATTAGCAGCTGCCTGTTATCCAAGTGGGTCAGAACAAACTGGAAACCGCAGAGAGATTCAGTCAAGGTCAGAGTGTGCTCATAGAAGAGGTCATCGCCCTTTCTCTTGAACTTGGGATGCTCCTTCTGCTGGAGGACAAAGATGATGTCTCCGGTGACAGTATCCGGCTGCACAGATGATACACAAAAATAGTTAAGACCCACCTTAATCTGGGGGGCGCACAATTTCAGAACCAAGGACCATAGCCAAGTGGAGACATACCGCCTCATCAGCTTCACCAGGGAAGGTAATCTTCTGGCCATTCTGCATACCCTTCTCGACCACCACCTCGAGAACCTTCTTCTCCTGAACCACCTTCTCACCCTTGCATTGTGGGCATCTGTCCTTATCGCTGATGGTCTCCCCAGTACCCTTGCACTCATTGCAAGGATGCTGCATTTGCTGAATCATTCCTGGTCCCAGCTGTCGGATTTGGACCTTATACCCAGAGCCTTGGCAACCAGCACACCTCGATGAAGCTCCAGACTTTGAACCCTTGCTGTACAATGAATGCAGCACAGCATGAGAACTAGGAACAGCATGAACTAGCTGCATGGATGGACAGAAAAGATGAGCCAAACAGCATACCCATTGCACTTGGAGCAGAGTACATTGCGCGACAGTGAGAGCTTCTTTGAGGTGCCATTGTACAATTCCTCCAGAGAAACCTTCAGAGGGTGAACCACATCCTCACCCCTACGCTGCCTCCTGCCCCTACTGCTACCACCACCTTCACAACACAAGAACATAGCATGTGAGTCCATAGGTAGGGAAATTAGCAATGGGAAAGAGATTCTAGTCACTGCTTCCCACATAACAACATACCTCCAAAGGGGCTTCCACCAAAGAAGGATTGGAAGATATCAAATGGGTCATGCattcctcctccacctcccATTCCCTCCTTAAGGGCATCCTCACCATACTGATCATAAATCTCTCGCTTTTCAGGATCGCTGAGGACCTCATAAGCCTGAGCTAGCTCCTTAAACTGAAATTGAAAGAACCAATATTAGTAAACTGCAACCTTCATATAGAGAGGCAAAATCAACATCTCCATTCATTCAGCCTTAAGACAAAAAGGCAGTAAACTGCAACCTTCATATAGAGAGGCAAAATGAACTATACATCAACATTAATTCTATCAAACAAGGCAAAGCACCATTGTAGCAACCCTTTGAACTACCTTGTGGCTCAAGACTAAATGATAGCATGGAAGATGAAATATCAATAGAAGATATCATCGAGTGCATAAATCATAGGTGAATAGAATGGGCATATTGATATTTTCAGAATTAGAGCATTCATCTAATAATTCAGGATATATATAAATCAGTAAAGCACACAATAGCATTCAGGACCAGCGGTATTCGATCAGGCATGCGCCCTTTGTTTCTCAGGTAGGGTTCAACAGTTTCACAATCCATAAAAAGCTACAGTTGTGCAAGTCTAGGATACTACCAAACCAACCATCAATTGTACATCACAGCAAACAATCAGGTTTTTATTGACTATTGAACTGCTCGTCTGGCTAACGTAAAATGAAGCTATAGCCGTGTCACTCTATGGTACTAGCGCACCAAGCAACGCGAGCGGCATAATCAACAACCATCTGATGAATTAATCCCATCAAAATCACATAGAGCAACTAATTTCAGGATCACATGAACAGCTTTAGATCACAATTCAGAGCCATGTCTAATTCCCCATCCGAATCCCTCCATCGCTGAGGACGCATCCACCAGCCCAACCCTTAAACCCATCGAATCCCAAGCCGCCTTAGATCCACCGCGCCGTCCCCCACAAGCCGCCTCAAATCGGCCTAGCGAAAGCGCCCCAAGCCCGCAGCAAAGCAACCTGCCGCCTACTCCCCCGCCGCAGACAGATCGGAGCCAAGGGAGGAGACCAGACCCAGACCGCGCGCGCTCACCTTCTCAGGGTCCCCGCCCTTGTCGGGGTGGTTCTTGATGGCGGCCTTGCGGTAGGCCTTCTTGAGGTCATCCTGGGACGCGTCCTTGGGCACGCCCAGGATCTCGTAGTATCGCGTGTTGTCGCTCTTCTTCGGCGCGCGCCCGAACATCTCGTCGCCGCACAAGTCTTCCTCCGAAACCCTAGCTGTTCGATCCGACGGGGAGCGAGCTCGCGGGTCGGGAGCGGTTTgtgaggagggagagggggaaggCGGAGGCGGGGGGTAGTTATAGCGGGGGAACGGGTGGTGGGGAGTGAATACTCTGGAAGCTGCAGGAGGCCGGGGGCGGGTGGGGCGCGGGCCGTCGGATgaggatcgggcggccaggcgCGGAGCTTCGAGATGCTTCCGGGGTCTTCCGGCGAAAGGgcgggggggcgcggcggggcgggctgCGGGGAGCGCGTGTTGACGCGACCGCGGCGGGGTGGGTCGCCGGGTGCGGGTCCGTGCCGGATGGAAGCGAGGCGAGCCGCGCCCGGTAAGGAGATCCCCCTCGTTTTGGGAAGATGCTTGCGCTCCCAGTCTTCTTTTATGGCGAGGAGAGGTTTTAGCTTTCCATCAAATAAACTTTCTGTTATCGATGGAATTAGGGATCTTCTTTTGTCCCGCTGAATCGTGGCCAACTAACCTGGATACATCCAGTAATAGATCAGTCTCACTTGTACAAGCACGTTTTAGGCTGTCCGCACCGAGGACGGTAAGCCATCCTCCAGTACGCGTTGGTACAAGAG from Panicum hallii strain FIL2 chromosome 9, PHallii_v3.1, whole genome shotgun sequence includes:
- the LOC112876331 gene encoding dnaJ protein homolog, whose amino-acid sequence is MFGRAPKKSDNTRYYEILGVPKDASQDDLKKAYRKAAIKNHPDKGGDPEKFKELAQAYEVLSDPEKREIYDQYGEDALKEGMGGGGGMHDPFDIFQSFFGGSPFGGGGSSRGRRQRRGEDVVHPLKVSLEELYNGTSKKLSLSRNVLCSKCNGKGSKSGASSRCAGCQGSGYKVQIRQLGPGMIQQMQHPCNECKGTGETISDKDRCPQCKGEKVVQEKKVLEVVVEKGMQNGQKITFPGEADEAPDTVTGDIIFVLQQKEHPKFKRKGDDLFYEHTLTLTESLCGFQFVLTHLDNRQLLIKSNPGEVVKPDSFKAINDEGMPMYQRPFMKGKLYIHFSVEFPDSLNPEQCKALEAVLPPKPASQYTDMELDECEETMPYDVNIEEEMRRRQQQHQEAYDEDEDMPGGAQRVQCAQQ